A portion of the Aquamicrobium sp. genome contains these proteins:
- a CDS encoding MaoC/PaaZ C-terminal domain-containing protein, whose translation MPDARHRDSIGTRALFWEDYRPGMEWLTPGRTITATDIALWGRYAGGSAYLAEADEGGCLLPQAAFAIATGLEQRLGLKEGTGIAFLSARFDCPRPIQAGVTLRVRQRLVGTVPTRNPGCGLVRFAVRLEDRGGVAYQEGEWLLMVRRRPGAAGGETGGSKARASEDAACSGTTLYSPFRAITQADILYGSQLAADYNPVHTDALCARAAGFAGPILQGPAGAAIAAGLLSRLLAAEGERAEVLAIDWTFHKPILAGMTVRLEVGRIADPSRSGRETFNLVLVDRDREKLQSGNWTVQFHQQVPRP comes from the coding sequence ATGCCGGACGCTCGCCATCGGGACTCGATCGGGACCCGCGCGCTGTTCTGGGAGGACTATCGGCCCGGCATGGAATGGCTGACGCCGGGGCGCACGATCACCGCGACCGACATCGCCCTCTGGGGTCGCTATGCCGGCGGCTCGGCCTATCTGGCAGAGGCGGACGAAGGCGGCTGTCTCCTGCCGCAGGCGGCCTTCGCCATCGCCACCGGACTGGAGCAGCGGCTGGGCCTGAAGGAAGGCACCGGCATCGCCTTCCTCTCCGCCCGCTTCGACTGTCCGCGGCCGATTCAGGCGGGGGTGACGCTGCGGGTACGCCAGCGGCTTGTCGGGACGGTGCCGACGCGCAACCCCGGGTGCGGCCTCGTGCGTTTCGCCGTGCGGCTCGAGGATCGCGGCGGGGTCGCCTATCAGGAGGGCGAGTGGCTGCTGATGGTGCGGCGACGCCCCGGTGCGGCAGGAGGCGAGACCGGCGGGTCTAAAGCGCGAGCCTCCGAGGACGCCGCCTGTTCCGGCACTACCCTGTACAGCCCGTTTCGGGCCATCACGCAGGCCGACATCCTCTATGGCAGCCAGCTCGCCGCCGATTACAACCCCGTTCATACCGACGCGCTCTGCGCGCGCGCCGCCGGCTTTGCCGGTCCGATCCTGCAAGGCCCCGCGGGCGCGGCGATCGCCGCCGGCCTGCTCTCGCGCCTGCTCGCCGCGGAAGGCGAGCGGGCCGAGGTGCTGGCGATCGACTGGACCTTCCACAAGCCGATCCTCGCCGGCATGACCGTACGGCTCGAGGTCGGGCGCATTGCCGATCCGTCACGGTCGGGCCGTGAGACGTTCAATCTGGTTCTGGTCGACCGGGACCGCGAAAAACTCCAGTCCGGCAACTGGACGGTCCAGTTTCATCAGCAGGTTCCAAGGCCATGA
- a CDS encoding amidase: MGSPVDATLTARFREDGFLPFARTTVPEFCMAPTTEAEINGGPTRNPWDPTRSSGGSSGGAAVAVATGVVPIAHGSDGGGSIRIPASCCGVFGLKTSRGLLPVGPARGEAWGGLAVEGVLSRSVRDTAAVLDHAAGFEPGAPYAAPPRPASYSGELERPFARPLRVGVWTQAFDGIAVHEDCRAAVAGVAALLEGMGHETVPLAAPAFSFAKFLEANIEVMAASVTLTVNGRLRGMAGARAEDLLEPAILDAYRLGGTLSAERYALAINRFHGIARAMDDYVGQVDFVLTPTLTRPPAPLGEISMQNDFRSFRRAIGTYTTFLAIINASGQPAASLPMGESAGGLPIGVQLIGRFGADADVLRLAHHLETAAPWAHRRPPAARGRA, encoded by the coding sequence CTGGGATCGCCCGTCGACGCCACCCTGACGGCGCGCTTCCGCGAGGACGGCTTCCTGCCCTTCGCGCGCACCACGGTGCCGGAATTCTGCATGGCCCCGACCACGGAGGCCGAGATCAACGGCGGCCCGACACGCAACCCGTGGGATCCGACCCGCTCGAGCGGCGGGTCGAGCGGCGGCGCGGCCGTGGCCGTGGCGACCGGCGTGGTGCCGATCGCCCATGGCAGTGACGGCGGCGGCTCGATCCGCATTCCCGCGAGCTGCTGCGGCGTCTTCGGCCTGAAGACCTCGCGCGGCCTGCTGCCGGTCGGGCCGGCGCGCGGCGAGGCCTGGGGCGGGCTCGCGGTCGAGGGCGTTCTGTCGCGCAGCGTGCGCGATACGGCCGCGGTGCTCGACCACGCGGCCGGCTTCGAGCCCGGCGCGCCCTATGCCGCGCCGCCGCGCCCCGCGTCCTATTCCGGCGAACTCGAACGTCCCTTCGCCCGGCCGCTGCGCGTCGGCGTCTGGACCCAGGCCTTCGACGGCATCGCCGTGCATGAAGACTGCCGCGCCGCCGTGGCCGGCGTCGCCGCCCTGCTCGAAGGGATGGGCCACGAGACGGTGCCGCTGGCCGCGCCCGCCTTCAGCTTCGCCAAGTTCCTCGAAGCCAACATCGAGGTGATGGCGGCGAGCGTCACCTTGACGGTGAACGGCCGGCTGCGCGGCATGGCCGGCGCGCGGGCCGAGGACCTGCTGGAGCCGGCGATCCTCGACGCCTATCGCCTTGGCGGCACGTTGAGCGCCGAACGCTACGCGCTGGCGATCAACCGCTTCCACGGCATCGCCCGGGCGATGGACGACTATGTCGGGCAGGTGGATTTCGTCCTGACCCCGACCCTGACGCGCCCGCCCGCGCCGCTGGGCGAGATCTCGATGCAAAACGATTTCCGCAGCTTCCGCAGGGCGATCGGCACCTACACCACCTTCCTCGCCATCATCAACGCCTCGGGCCAGCCCGCGGCGTCGCTGCCGATGGGCGAGAGCGCCGGGGGTCTGCCGATCGGCGTGCAACTGATCGGGCGTTTCGGCGCGGATGCCGATGTCCTGCGGCTGGCGCATCATCTGGAAACCGCAGCACCCTGGGCACACCGGCGTCCGCCCGCCGCGAGGGGGAGGGCATGA
- a CDS encoding class I adenylate-forming enzyme family protein, with protein MIQSPLRFNSVYQALLDASQGREAEPAVWFDGVWTSRRGLLDGIDRTVRHLRRLGVGTGDRFAFFGHNSLHHLLLYYAAAKFGAVVVPLNPNLTGSEIAYAVNHSRSKVLFHDAAGAEIIDPATCNVPRVPVGTIDQEIEGDASAAAVADDADFLDIYTSGSTGVPKAVMLGQGGQAGVPRSLARMWGITEADTTLVALPMGYLYGLSTAAAVALQTGGKVVILRRFHSRDVLEAMAAHRITVFHGVPTMYNMMISYAGQNGLEFDLSHVRVLITSGAPTSAEALDAFERMFGARLQNYFALSEATPAFGRFHDDPRPLPPGSAGLLAPEAEASIRLSDGTETPEGGIGELYLRTAGLMLRYDGAPEMTAENLQDGYFRTGDLVRRDAEGFYYIVGRSKDMIIRGGANISPIEVENVLTSDPAVDEAAVVGAADPIYGEVAVGFVTLHAGKHVDPAALIALVAGRLSDFKVPRSVTVLAEMPYGKTGKIDKAALRKLANGG; from the coding sequence ATGATTCAGTCCCCGCTGCGGTTCAATTCAGTCTACCAGGCCTTGCTGGATGCCTCGCAGGGGCGCGAGGCAGAGCCGGCTGTCTGGTTCGACGGCGTCTGGACCAGCCGCCGCGGGCTTCTCGACGGCATCGACCGCACCGTCCGCCATCTGCGCCGACTGGGGGTGGGCACCGGCGACCGCTTCGCCTTCTTCGGCCACAACTCGCTGCATCACCTGCTGCTCTATTACGCGGCGGCAAAGTTCGGCGCGGTCGTGGTGCCGCTCAACCCCAACCTGACCGGCTCCGAGATCGCCTATGCGGTCAACCACAGCCGTTCGAAGGTGCTTTTCCATGACGCGGCCGGGGCCGAGATCATCGATCCCGCGACTTGCAACGTGCCGAGGGTGCCGGTTGGAACCATCGATCAGGAGATAGAGGGCGACGCCTCGGCGGCGGCAGTGGCGGACGACGCCGATTTCCTCGACATCTATACGTCAGGCTCGACCGGGGTTCCCAAGGCAGTGATGCTCGGGCAGGGCGGGCAAGCCGGCGTGCCGCGCTCGCTCGCGCGGATGTGGGGGATCACCGAGGCGGACACGACCCTCGTCGCCCTGCCGATGGGCTATCTCTACGGGCTTTCGACGGCGGCGGCGGTGGCGCTGCAGACGGGCGGCAAGGTGGTGATCCTGCGCCGGTTCCATTCGCGCGACGTGCTCGAAGCGATGGCCGCGCACCGGATCACCGTCTTCCACGGCGTGCCGACCATGTACAACATGATGATATCCTATGCCGGGCAGAACGGGCTCGAATTCGATCTCTCGCACGTGCGGGTTCTGATCACCTCGGGCGCGCCGACCTCGGCGGAGGCCCTTGACGCGTTCGAGCGGATGTTCGGGGCAAGGCTCCAGAACTATTTCGCGCTGTCGGAGGCCACGCCGGCCTTCGGCAGGTTCCATGACGATCCGCGCCCGCTGCCGCCGGGTTCGGCGGGCCTGCTGGCTCCGGAGGCCGAGGCGAGCATTCGCCTGTCCGACGGAACCGAGACGCCGGAGGGTGGGATAGGCGAACTCTATCTGCGCACGGCGGGACTGATGCTGCGCTATGACGGCGCACCGGAAATGACGGCTGAAAACCTGCAAGACGGCTATTTCCGCACCGGCGATCTGGTGCGCCGCGATGCCGAGGGCTTCTACTACATCGTCGGCCGCAGCAAGGACATGATCATCCGCGGCGGCGCCAACATCTCGCCGATCGAGGTCGAGAACGTCCTGACCAGCGATCCCGCCGTGGACGAGGCCGCCGTCGTCGGCGCCGCAGACCCGATCTATGGCGAGGTCGCCGTCGGCTTCGTCACGCTCCACGCCGGAAAGCATGTCGATCCCGCCGCGTTGATCGCGCTGGTGGCCGGCCGGTTGTCGGATTTCAAGGTGCCGCGATCGGTCACGGTGCTGGCCGAGATGCCCTACGGCAAGACCGGCAAGATCGACAAGGCGGCGCTGCGCAAGCTGGCGAACGGCGGCTGA
- a CDS encoding polysaccharide deacetylase: MTLVCLTFDFDAVSLWYTSMKAATPTPLSRGEFGALFGVPRLLDLLARHALPATFFVPAHTAASYPEQVRTVRAAGHEIGLHGYRHETPVGLPRDEEERLLDASIAGLKAVLGDDYVPAGYRSPAWDLSPNSVDLLLERGLVYDSSMMASDFLPYRARRNSRIDDHRYDPGEPTGLIEIPVAWELDDFPYFTFLNKPLYPGTRAPDEVYAIWRDEFDFCHELDGGVFTLTMHPQFIGRGPRLKMLERLIAHMAAQEDVRFVTVADAARQAAAKL, encoded by the coding sequence ATGACGCTGGTCTGCCTCACCTTCGATTTCGACGCCGTGTCCCTGTGGTACACGTCGATGAAGGCCGCGACGCCGACGCCGCTGTCGCGCGGCGAGTTCGGCGCGCTGTTCGGGGTGCCGCGGCTGCTCGATCTGCTCGCGCGCCACGCCCTGCCGGCGACCTTCTTCGTCCCGGCCCACACCGCCGCTTCCTACCCCGAGCAGGTTCGCACCGTCCGCGCCGCGGGGCACGAGATCGGGCTGCACGGCTATCGCCACGAAACGCCGGTCGGCCTGCCGCGCGATGAGGAGGAGCGGCTGCTCGACGCGTCGATCGCGGGACTGAAGGCCGTGCTGGGAGACGACTACGTGCCGGCCGGTTATCGCTCGCCGGCATGGGATCTGTCGCCGAACTCCGTCGATCTCCTCCTGGAGCGCGGGCTCGTCTACGACAGCAGCATGATGGCCAGCGATTTCCTGCCCTATCGGGCGCGGCGCAATTCCCGCATCGACGACCATCGCTACGATCCCGGCGAGCCCACCGGCCTGATCGAGATCCCCGTGGCGTGGGAGCTCGACGATTTTCCCTATTTCACCTTCCTCAACAAGCCGCTCTATCCCGGCACCCGCGCGCCGGACGAGGTCTACGCGATCTGGCGGGACGAGTTCGATTTCTGCCATGAGCTCGACGGCGGTGTCTTCACCCTGACCATGCATCCGCAGTTCATCGGGCGCGGCCCGCGCCTGAAGATGCTCGAACGGTTGATCGCGCATATGGCGGCGCAGGAGGACGTGCGCTTCGTGACGGTGGCGGACGCCGCACGCCAGGCGGCGGCGAAGCTCTGA